The Melitaea cinxia chromosome 6, ilMelCinx1.1, whole genome shotgun sequence genome has a window encoding:
- the LOC123654237 gene encoding protein misato translates to MSTREILTLQFGQYSNYVGAHFWNIQELSFDYTGTVKTECNHDILYREGRTATGDITYTPRLLLVDLKGSLKTLPVSGGLEEQNVEENLPWNAVEKIKQPEPKKNEYLKNIDSKNPSNVESKQYNLDQEVDTWTDYLYPRFHPRTVNIVKEYQSGNENESFDINVSGKQIWKSDFGESFTDNIRKYVEECDNMQGFQINFDCTDGFAGLALGCIEHISDEYTKSILVHPIIASHFADNSPSTDEEREKSTLKDSMRLVNIALSIEELSQHATLFVPLCMGERGWRKPGNPRLFDYVNYKPELYYHSSALMASALDTLSQKYRHKSNFYTMSDICTDMTGYGRKMACASLGIPLALNESEYLIDYLNKTTKPLYKSITPSCKIATDKLFQLITVRGIPETYLKAPLKEAKEQMNLPAYRCNNIQEMFELFFQANNFLSATNVTVCEKAQELRTPYPSIFSNNLNKYGFIRNDSQAEKVESCPVLAGYHNGNFMADMLEKLHRDVSRIKFAKLHKFQQEGLEYADYKESLDRLSEFKDNYEDNFEL, encoded by the exons ATGTCTACACGAGAGATACTCACACTGCAATTTGGTCAGTACTCAAATTATGTCGGTGCACATTTTTGGAATATACAAGAATTGAGTTTCGACTACACTGGTACTGTAAAGACTGAATGTAATCATGATATTTTATACCGAGAGGGTCGAACTGCGACGGGCGATATTACTTATACCCCACGTCTGCTCTTGGTAGATTTAAAGGGTTCTCTCAAGACCCTTCCTGTAAGTGGTGGATTAGAAGAGCAAAATGTAGAAGAGAATCTTCCGTGGAATGctgttgaaaaaattaaacagcCAGAACCCAAAAAAAATGAGTATCTAAAGAATATTGATTCAAAAAATCCATCTAATGTTGaaagtaaacaatataatttagaCCAGGAAGTAGACACATGGACTGATTATTTGTATCCTAGGTTTCATCCTCGCACTGTAAATATCGTCAAAGAATATCAATCTGGAAATGAAAAT GAAAGTTTTGACATAAATGTTTCTGGCAAGCAAATTTGGAAATCAGATTTTGGTGAATCATTCACTgataatattagaaaatatgtCGAAGAATGTGACAATATGCAAGGTTTTCAAATAAACTTTGATTGCACAGATGGGTTTGCAGGACTAGCTTTGGGTTGCATTGAACATATTTCTGACGAGTATACAAAGAGTATATTAGTACATCCAATTATAGCTTCTCATTTTGCTGATAACAGTCCCTCAACAGATGAAGAAAGAGAAAAATCTACTTTAAAAGATTCAATGAGATTAGTAAACATTGCTCTATCAATTGAGGAATTGTCACAACATGCTACTTTATTTGTGCCTTTATGTATGGGGGAAAGAGGATGGAGAAAACCTGGTAATCCCAGATTATTTGACTATGTTAATTATAAACCCGAACTGTACTATCATTCTTCTGCTTTAATGGCGTCAGCTTTAGATACTTTAAGTCAAAAGTACAGacacaaaagtaatttttatactatgtcTGACATATGCACTGACATGACTGGGTATGGAAGGAAGATGGCTTGTGCGTCTCTTGGAATCCCCTTAGCTTTAAATGAATCAGAATACCtcattgattatttaaataaaacaactaaacCCCTTTATAAATCAATAACACCTAGTTGTAAAATCGCTACAGACAAGCTTTTCCAGCTTATAACTGTCAGAGGAATACCTGAGACATATCTCAAAGCCCCTTTGAAAGAAGCTAAGGAGCAGATGAATCTCCCTGCTTATAGATGCAACAACATTCAAGAAATGTTTGAACTGTTCTTTCAAGCTAACAATTTCCTGTCAGCAACCAATGTAACTGTTTGTGAGAAAGCACAAGAGTTGAGAACTCCATATCCATCcattttttcaaataacttgAATAAGTATGGATTTATTAGAAATGACAGTCAAGCAGAAAAAGTGGAAAGTTGTCCAGTTTTAGCTGGATACCATAATGGAAATTTCATGGCTGATATGTTGGAGAAACTTCATAGAGATGTAAGCAGAATTAAATTTGCTAAACTGCACAAATTCCAACAAGAGGGATTAGAGTATGCCGATTACAAAGAAAGTTTAGATAGGTTGTCAGAGTTTAAGGATAATTATGAAGATAATTTTGAGCTCTGA